In the Podospora pseudocomata strain CBS 415.72m chromosome 5, whole genome shotgun sequence genome, one interval contains:
- a CDS encoding hypothetical protein (EggNog:ENOG503PAYR; COG:G; CAZy:AA9), whose translation MHFSTVAAAVFAVAPQLASAHFLFPHLMLNGVRTGAFEYVREHDFGFMPHNNDFINSQDFRCNEGSWRHRREPKTAQVIAGRDTVGFNLHLDFGIYHPGPVTIYLSKAPGDVRDYDGSGDWFKVYQLGTMMPWNGTDQGWLTRDKKNFQFRLPSDIPAGQYLMRIEQMSVHPPYKQKEWYVQCAHLNIASNYNGRAPGPTIRFPGGYKISDPAIQLDSWAKPPPTFAPMPGPQLWPN comes from the exons ATGCACTTCTCTACCGTTGCTGCCGCAGTCTTTGCGGTGGCTCCTCAGTTGGCATCTGCACACTTCCTCTTTCCCCATCTCATGCTCAACGGCGTGCGCACCGGCGCGTTTGAGTATGTCCGTGAACACGACTTCGGCTTCATGCCGCACAACAATGACTTCATCAACTCACAGGACTTCCGCTGCAACGAGGGCTCCTGGAGACACCGCCGCGAGCCCAAGACGGCGCAGGTCATAGCTGGGCGAGACACGGTTGGGTTCAACCTGCACCTTGACTTTGGGATCTACCACCCGGGCCCGGTCACT ATCTATCTCTCCAAAGCCCCCGGTGATGTCCGCGACTACGACGGGTCGGGGGACTGGTTCAAGGTGTACCAGCTCGGCACTATGATGCCCTGGAACGGCACTGATCAGGGCTGGCTTACGCGCGACAAAAAGAACTTTCAGTTCCGCCTGCCATCTGACATTCCGGCCGGCCAATACCTGATGCGCATCGAGCAGATGAGCGTTCAT CCCCCTTACAAACAAAAGGAGTGGTACGTCCAGTGCGCCCATCTGAATATCGCCAGTAACTACAACGGACGCGCCCCCGGCCCGACCATCCGCTTCCCGGGCGGTTATAAGATCAGCGATCCTGCTATTCAACTTGACAGCTGGGCCAAGCCTCCTCCGACATTTGCGCCCATGCCCGGCCCTCAGCTTTGGCCTAACTAG
- a CDS encoding hypothetical protein (EggNog:ENOG503P9E2): MATPSNPNFQAVKDAITESLRKDGLPSDLLSLVRSKTRSPDAYLAWTQENLLRKMTSPQAKLAAADTLAKIQSIATKFTDLRAITAFADAVNNTSVPIPLFQSPSHQYLVVVKAGALSLSVPPIMVSSLHKTDEEVDNRTKVHPFFYSLSHGSSAVLPKHVYPLGQLYYKLSSGDELTDTNYAVVVDVVGEDHGVWLVWNRRGFNAEANEEVVTDPAKKKALFVGVDGTKNFDAVEVVGKVSGWKLGNDGASLLTLAEFEGNARRTKVGGEIVVGVAKVEELEMVLPGAGVVDWGSGGARQPA; the protein is encoded by the exons ATGGCAACCCCCAGCAACCCAAACTTCCAAGCCGTCAAAGACGCTATCACCGAATCCCTCCGCAAAG ACGGCCTACCCTccgacctcctctccctcgtccgcTCCAAAACCCGCTCCCCGGACGCCTATCTCGCCTGGACGCAAGAAAACCTCCTTCGAAAGATGACCTCCCCGCAAGCAaagcttgctgctgcggaTACCCTTGCCAAAATCCAATCCATCGCGACAAAGTTCACTGATCTCAGGGCCATCACCGCTTTTGCTGACGCTGTCAATAATACATCGGTCCCTATCCCGTTGTTTCAATCGCCAAGCCATCAGTACCTCGTCGTTGTTAAGGCAGGGGCTTTGTCACTTTCCGTACCCCCTATCATGGTCAGTTCATTACATAAGACCGATGAAGAAGTTGACAATAGGACTAAAGTCCACCCTTTCTTTTACTCCTTGAGTCATGGTTCATCTGCTGTTCTGCCAAAGCATGTTTACCCTCTGGGACAGCTATACTACAAATTGTCGTCAGGGGATGAACTAACCGACACGAACTacgctgttgttgttgatgttgttggggaggatcATGGGGTGTGGTTGGTTTGGAATAGGAGGGGTTTTAATGCTGAGGCTAATGAAGAGGTGGTTACTGATcccgcaaagaagaaggctttgtttgttggggtggatgggaCGAAGAACTTTGATGCGGTTGAAGTTGTGGGAAAGGTCTCTGGGTGGAAACTAGGGAATGACGGAGCGAGTTTATTGACTTTGGCAGAGTTTGAGGGGAATGCGAGGAGGACAAaggttggaggggagattgtggttggtgtggccaaggtggaggagttggagatggtgttgcctggggcgggggtggttgatTGGGGTTCAGGGGGGGCGAGACAGCCAGCATAG
- a CDS encoding hypothetical protein (EggNog:ENOG503PHEG), translating to MAVFRENPRIYHQSAPTRATTRQQIINQPLLFQQTWQCAQDAAQNIWLLYRDFLSTVFTAQIGAGAGGVHLDDARDLVRLGYWLVLGPMWEVVQERHYRLGGGPGGFPTMADLSFIDYLMGICSTLEIIETRIFNVPNVQKLPHNVQHEGILNDIAQWTNPNNQTAQNISVLGFLELLLRIVAHTSPNLAAFRASLNNLRTHQPRNHIYHKRGLPRVMFVCAGGNNGMHVITTSKDNWYDFTSLWAATDAARVQRQTCPPIVLPGGGGQPAFNVIGWSNAVFHEFSNAEADVARILSDNAAEIIRSNTITVWQNQAARFANHANERCLPMTVPDFAVKARCLRCQALFRYNVNHPDALGLVGAEAAWRGNRRLGVAVLCNGDWDCAETLAHFYCVAANVVGVGGLH from the exons ATGGCTGTCTTCAGAGAAAACCCCCGCATTTACCACCAATCCGCCCCAACTCGGGCCACCACAAGACAACAAATCATCAACCAGCCGCTTCTCTTCCAGCAAACCTGGCAATGTGCACAAGATGCTGCTCAAAACATTTGGCTTCTGTATCGAGACTTTCTCAGTACCGTGTTTACCGCTCAGATTGGTGCCGGCGCAGGTGGAGTGCATCTCGATGATGCCAGAGATCTTGTTCGGCTTGGCTATTGGCTTGTCCTCGGTCCAATGTGGGAAGTAGTCCAGGAACGCCACTACCGCCTCGGGGGCGGTCCAGGCGGCTTCCCTACCATGGCAGACCTCAGCTTCATTGACTATCTCATGGGGATTTGTTCTACTCTAGAGATTATAGAGACAAGGATCTTCAACGTTCCGAATGTCCAGAAACTCCCACATAACGTTCAGCACGAAGGCATTCTCAACGACATTGCGCAGTGGACGAATCCAAATAACCAGACTGCCCAGAACATCAGTGTGCTGGGATTTTTGGAGCTGTTGTTGCGAATCGTCGCTCATACATCACCAAACTTGG CTGCCTTCCGCGCCTCGTTGAACAACCTCCGGACTCATCAGCCACGCAACCACATCTACCATAAGCGTGGCCTCCCCCGGGTCATGTTCGTCTGTGCCGGTGGCAACAATGGTATGCACGTCATCACCACTTCCAAAGACAACTGGTATGACTTCACATCTCTTTGGGCGGCGACAGATGCCGCTCGTGTCCAGCGTCAAACCTGCCCACCCATCGTCCTGCCTGGCGGAGGGGGCCAACCGGCATTCAATGTCATCGGGTGGTCCAATGCTGTCTTCCATGAGTTTTCCAACGCCGAGGCAGATGTCGCTCGGATTTTATCTGACAATGCCGCCGAGATTATCAGGTCAAATACCATCACAGTCTGGCAGAACCAAGCGGCGCGGTTTGCGAACCATGCGAATGAGAGGTGTTTACCCATGACGGTTCCTGATTTTGCGGTGAAGGCGAGGTGCTTGAGGTGCCAGGCGCTGTTTCGTTATAATGTTAATCATCCTGATGCGTTGGGACTGGTCGGGGCCGAAGCTGCGTGGCGGGGAAACCGCCGGttgggggtggcggtgttgtGTAACGGTGATTGGGATTGTGCGGAGACGTTGGCACATTTCTATTGCGTTGCTGCGAATGTGGTTGGTGTAGGGGGGCTTCACTAA
- a CDS encoding hypothetical protein (EggNog:ENOG503PYH8), which translates to MSGLEPLVAFSLACAVCQAVSFAGETLGVCWNLCSTGSAVESTGTQCLTRLCADLQKHCTPISGPLTREQQRLLDVAQTTIDAATKLERETIKIYRSLPRSKVLATLNWAARCGIYKVG; encoded by the coding sequence ATGTCCGGTCTCGAGCCACTCGTTGCTTTTTCCTTAGCATGCGCAGTCTGCCAGGCAGTTTCCTTTGCGGGGGAAACTCTCGGAGTCTGCTGGAACCTTTGTTCAACCGGATCGGCCGTCGAAAGTACGGGAACGCAATGCTTAACAAGACTATGTGCCGATTTACAAAAACATTGTACACCAATATCCGGGCCGTTGACTCGAGAGCAGCAGAGGCTATTGGATGTCGCTCAGACAACTATCGACGCCGCAACAAAGCTGGAGAGAGAAACTATCAAAATATATCGATCGTTGCCGCGGAGCAAAGTGCTCGCGACTCTTAACTGGGCAGCAAGATGTGGCATCTATAAAGTAGGATAG
- a CDS encoding hypothetical protein (COG:O; EggNog:ENOG503NYZ8; CAZy:CE1), whose protein sequence is MVALTHLLTYLLTLSTSLAHALPSTTPETVLAPRQLSNPSPGCGKSPFGSGVRTVNVNGRQRQFIVRVPNNYNPNRSYRLIFAFHWVGGTMNDISSGGTDRELWSYYGMQRNAGESAILVAPQGINNGWANNGGEDAAFVDAMIRHIEDALCVNQRQRFSLGFSYGGSMTFSLACSRAREFRGVAVIGGGQLSGCSGGNDPVAYLGIHGVWDGTLNIGQGRAMRDRFVRNNGCQNTNAPEPARGSGIHIKTNFNGCRSGYPVTWIPFDGGHWPGAVDNGPESGARSWVPGEIWSFFTQSQLAN, encoded by the coding sequence ATGGTagccctcacccacctcctcacctacctcctcaccctctcaacctccctAGCccacgccctcccctccaccacccctgaAACTGTCCTCGCCCCCCGccagctctccaacccctcgccTGGCTGCGGCAAATCACCCTTTGGCTCCGGCGTCCGCACCGTAAACGTCAACGGCCGACAAAGACAATTCATCGTCCGCGTCCCCAACAactacaaccccaaccgcTCCTACCGCCTCATCTTCGCCTTCCACTGGGTCGGTGGCACAATGAACGACATCTCCTCGGGCGGCACCGACCGCGAGCTATGGTCATACTACGGGATGCAGCGCAACGCAGGGGAGTCCGCCATTTTAGTCGCACCTCAGGGGATCAACAATGGGTGGGCTAATAACGGGGGAGAAGACGCCGCTTTTGTCGATGCCATGATTCGTCATATCGAAGATGCCTTGTGCGTAAACCAGAGGCAGAGGTTCAGTTTGGGTTTTTCTTACGGGGGGAGTATGACCTTCAGCCTGGCGTGTTCAAGGGCGAGGGAGTTCAGGGGTGTGGCTGTTATTGGGGGTGGGCAGTTGTCTGGTTGCAGCGGTGGGAATGATCCTGTGGCGTATCTTGGCATTCATGGGGTTTGGGACGGGACGTTGAACATTGGGCAggggagggcgatgagggatCGGTTTGTGAGAAATAACGGGTGTCAAAACACCAATGCGCCTGAGCCGGCGAGAGGGAGTGGGATTCATATCAAGACCAACTTCAACGGGTGCAGGAGCGGGTATCCTGTGACGTGGATTCCTTTTGATGGGGGGCATTGGCCGGGGGCGGTTGATAACGGGCCGGAGAGCGGTGCTAGGTCTTGGGTTCCGGGGGAGATTTGGAGTTTTTTTACTCAGTCGCAGCTTGCGAACTAA